In Deltaproteobacteria bacterium, one genomic interval encodes:
- a CDS encoding transposase produces the protein MAKQGQARKRYLSDLTDEQWGILQPLVPPPRTQHGGAPRQVDLRAVLDTLL, from the coding sequence ATGGCGAAGCAGGGACAAGCACGGAAGCGGTATCTGTCGGATCTGACCGACGAGCAATGGGGGATTTTGCAGCCGCTGGTGCCCCCACCCCGCACCCAACACGGCGGTGCCCCGCGCCAAGTGGACCTGCGTGCCGTGCTCGACACGTTGCTCTA